From Amaranthus tricolor cultivar Red isolate AtriRed21 chromosome 4, ASM2621246v1, whole genome shotgun sequence:
tttgttattttcatgtgattattttttgaaatccacaagaaatattttattttgaaaattgccaattaactcataatattttcttgaacaactcattgtttttatttttagagaatttttattctttttgtaagggtttttgagagaacttgtaattacactcgggtgagtctaagggggaattagatagctttgagtgaagctattgaggagtttagcttttagtgaagctaagtttgttgctttgagtaaagcaatttgagagagaagagttggcctagttgattcgcttcgagtgaagtaaggtgtttattgtaattgtaactaattgccttaaacatagtggagtttttagaaatcccgaggggtcgtggtttttccttctgtttaggcccagaaggtttccacgtaaaaattcgtttgtctcttttattattttgctctaagttcaagctttatttatattaattcaattccgcaaaaacagggcaagaacgcttgaattagtaacaacaacaGTTCACCctccctcttgttgttgtttccgttcctaattgagtctacagaGAGGAACATTCATCAAGGAGGGATAGAAActacatgccgcgtcgtccaGAACCTCCATCAGACATGGGACCTCCACTATCCCGACATGTATATATCGCTGAAGGGGAGTCCATGACGCGAAATTTACTAGATGGAGGTAACGATCCGATGTTCAACCGAAACAGGAAGGACATATTCTTCGTCGTCCGGGATgagttgccaactccacctcctactACCACCCCCTCCGATCGACGCAActacaatctgtggtgtgattaccataAAGAACACGACTACACTTTAGCCcaatgccgcgaactcaaacgtatcctACATCAATTGGCCGATGAGGGAAAGCTGTCGAGGTTCATCAATCGGAAGGACTGTGACGCAAGAAGAGAAGCGAAGAGGAGGCCTTGGAATCAAAGACGCAGATCCCCCAAGAGGGATGAGGCCAGGCGCGAAAGTTTCAACACACATGGAACtatcaatatgatttttggAGGTTACACTGAAGAATACCCTACCATCCACGCCGCAAGAGATAACGTCCATACTCTGCTAAAAGGACCTCCAAAAGCCACATCAAACGGACCGACCATGAGGTTCGATGCTACTACCTCTCAACCACTATAGCAACCACACACAGACCCTCTAGTAGTCACCCtcaaaattgggcaaatgaaGGTCAAGAGAGTATTGGTAGATACCGGAAGCACGGCTGATTTTATAACTATGGAATgcctaagaaaaatgaaattcgaAGAAAAACACTTGCAACCCCTCGACAAACCTTTGATCGGGTTTGGGGGAAATCAAGTCATTCCACTAGGCACCATCATCCTCCCTGTACGAGTGGGGGAAAAAGACGGAAGCAGGACAatgcccatacgattcacggtTGTGGATCTCACATTCCCCTACAATGTCTTCATGGGGCTCCCACTCATCAATAAGATCAAAGCTGCAATCTTTCCCCATCAACTCTTGTTGCAATTTGAGCAGGACGACGGACAAGTTGACATTCTCAAAAGAGACCAGATGATGGCACGTcaatgcctcatcaacacccTAAAACGAGGAACTTCTGTCGTTCCCTCCAAAAGAGAGAGGGAAGAAAGGTCTCTAACCGTCATGAGCGTGTATCTGAAGAACCCCAACACGCACGAAAGGCCTCAGCCAATAGAACGATACGAGGAGGTAGAAATCTTCGAAGGAAAACACATCAAAATAGGGAAAGGTCTTCCTGATGCGGTCAAGCGGGATATCATGGCCACCATCGCCGAGTTCAGCGACGTCTTCGCTTTTTCCACTGATGAAATGTCTGGCATCCCTGCAAGTGTCATGTGCCACAAACTTGACATAAAACCAAGCTACAAACCCGTGAAGCAAAAGTTAAGACATTAGGGGAAAGAGAGAACAGAGGCGGCCAAAACAGAAGTAGAAAAGTTGTTGAAAGCATGGTTCATCCGGGAATGCAAATACTCCGACTGGCTCTCCAACGTCGTCCTCGTGAAAAAATCAAATGGAAAGTGGAGGATGTGTGTTGATTTCACGGATCTAAACAAGGCATGCCCCAAGGACGATTATCCTCTCCCCAAGATAGATCGTTTGGTGGATTCTATGGCAGGCCATGCCTTACTGAGTTTCATGGATGCTAACGCATGTTACCATCAAATCCCGTTAGCCCTCGAAGATCAGACACACACAACATTCATTACAAACACCGACGTGTACTGCTACAAAGTAATGCCCTTCACCGGGGCCACTTATCAGAGAATGGTCAACAAGATCTTCCAGTCTCAGATTGGACGAAATTTAGAGgtatacgtggatgacatgatCACAAAGAGCAAGCAGGCGTCTCAGCCTGCCGTGGACTTATGCGAAACATTCATAACCCTCCGAAAACACCAAATGCAACTCAATCCTGACAAGTGCGTGTTTGGGGTCACCGGAGGGAAGTTCCTCGGCTTCCTCGTAGACGAGAGAGGAATAGAAGCAAACCCCAACAAGATCCGGGCAATCCAAGATATGAAGTCCCCTAGATCCGTAAAAGAATTCCAAAAACTAACAGGGTGCGTAGCTGCCTTAGGGAGATTTCTATCCAAGTCCGCGGACAAATGTTCGCCTTTCTTCAAAACCCTCAAACAaagcaagttcgaatggacgAGAGAAGCTGAAGAATCCTTCAGGTAGTTAAAAGGGCACCTATCCTCtttgccaaaactagtttcaCCCATCAACGGGGAAAAGCTGATCTTATATGTCTCGGTCTCCAAATACTCCCTATCAGGAGTATTAGTCgcagaaagagaaaagaagcaatTCCCTGTATACTACGTAAGTCATGCCTTTCGAGGATCGGAGGGAAACTATAGCGAAGTGGAGAAGGTCTTATTCGCAGTCGTAATGGCAAGTAGGAAGTTGAAACCGTACTGCCAATCCCACCAGATAATCGTTCGGACCAGCCAACCcttgaaaaagattctggaagggaaaaaCAAATCGAGCTGCATCACTGATTGGGCTAATCAACTAGCAGATTTTGGCATTGAATACGAGCCACGAACGGCCATCAAAGCCCAAGCCCTGGCTGACTTCATTGCTGAAAGAACTATCTATCATCCCGAAGCCAATCAAGTgtggaagttgtatgtagatgggtcctcCAAGCAATCAGTAAAAGGCGCAGGACTTCTCATCGTATCTTCCACCGGGGTTCGTATGGAAAGGGCAGTCAGATTCGAGTTTGCAGCATCTAACAATGAGGCAGAATATGAAGCACTACTCATGGGGCTTAAAATATGCCATGAAGCCGGGGCTAAATCCTTATCCGGTTTTTTCGACTCCCAATTGATAGTAGGACAAGTGAACGGGGAATCGGAAGCCAAGGATGATATCATGAAGATGTATTTGCAGCAAGTAAAAGAATTTGTCAAAAACTTCGACAAATTCACATTGGTTCACATACCAAGGTCCCAAAATGCACAAGCCGACTCCCTGGCAAAACTCGCCAGCTCAGCCGAAATATCCGCGGCTCGTGATATTATCTGGGAAGTGCTTCCtaaccccagcatcaacttcatggtcAACACCATTGATAGATCAGAAACGTGGATGGAACCATACATCAAATATTTGCAAAATCAGACGCTCCCCCAAGACGAGAATCAggcaaaaatgcttcaaaagaCGGCCAGATGGTTCGCACTTcacgaaggaacgctctacaaAAAATCATATACACATCCCCTTCTGAAGTGTGtttctcctgaagaaggaaactacatcctccgcgaaatacacgaaggtgGATGTGGAATACACCAAGGAGTACGAACTGTGATTGGCAAAGTCCTTAAAAATGGATACTATTGGCCATCTCTCAGGGGTGACACCGAAACATTGATCAGACGATGTCCTCAATGCCAATATCATTCAAAGATTGGAAGAAAACCGTCTAACTACTTGTCCGCCATGCAAGCCGTCCTGCCTTTTGACAAGTGAGGTATagatctccttggcccctttCCCCCGGCGAAGGGACAACGCAAATTCATTATTGTGGCTATTGATTACTTCACCAAGTATGTGAAAGCAGAGGCCCTTAGCTCAATCACAGACAAGCAAGTCTGTCAATTCATATGGCGAAATATCATCACGAGATTCGGCATCCCTCGTGTGATCATCACCGACAATGGGAGACAGTTTGTCAGTAAGAACACAATAGAATACTGCGACAAGTTCAACATTCAAATTCGATTCAGTTCAGTAACTCGACCACAAACCAATGGCCAAGTCGAATCAACAAACAAGGAGATTTTGAAtggcatcaaaaagaaaatagaaggggtcaaaggtacttgggatgaagaactacccggCATCCTATGGGCAAGTCGAACAACCGTCAAAGAGGCAACAGGACATATCCCATTTTCCTTGGTATACGGGTCCGAAGCCGTGCTTCCAGTAGAGATAGGTATACCCTCcacaagggtcacctactactcacacagcgagaatgaacaagaaaaaaGGGCAAACTTAGATCTGCTACCAGAAACAAGGGGAATGCACTGTTAAGATCCATGGCCCATAAACAGAAGATGATTCGTAGTTTCAATCGACACGTCAAGACTAAACGCATTCAAGTTGGCGACTTCGTCCTCCGCAAAATTGAAGCCACGGGAAAAATCGTAGATAAAGGAAAACTAGGAGCCAACTGGGACGGCTCGTTCAAAGTTATCCGCGTCATCAAACCCGGGACGTTCGAACTGGAAGACATGAAGGGAAAGAAATTACCccgtccatggaatggagatcacTTGAAGAAATACTTCATTTAATAAGATTAGCAAGAGGCCAGTCAATAATCATTAGTTTCATTCCGCGGCATAGACGCGTCATCCGCATTTTCTCAGTGTTGTCCTTTTTTCTTAGTGTTCTCATTTCCAAATATCAATATATcagaagtttcattttcagattatccAGCTTCAACATTCACAAGTATTCGGTTATATTCTACTTCTTCTATCGTTACAAATCTCATTAAAATCAGTAATTTCCAAAGTCGAAAAATCAGCAATGtttataagtcggaccccttgagaaGGGTCccataatcaaatttatttaagtcaTCGTGAATCagtgacatcgacaagtcggacccctagataGGGGTCCCAAGATCAAAATTCATCAAAGTTAAAATCAATGCTTTCTATTAATCCGGCACATATTAGTgacatccataagtcggaccccttgaaaGGTGTCCAATGATCAAGACTATTCTAAGTATCGCAAATTTAACATTCTCCATTATTAATCAGCAATAATCCGCGAACCATAAATCGGACATTCAAAAGTATATTCAAAGTATCTCGACTATGaataaaaacgttaaaaatcaTCAGCATATACTGACAAATCGTCATTCACATTACAAGGCCCAAATGTTCAAATTCCAAAATGAATCAAATTACAAATTCATCAGATTACATGTTCAAATTACAAAATGCTCAGACATCATTTAAAAAGGCGTCGACATCCCCTTCTGGATCTTGAGCCGGCAGCTGAGGAGAGCCGACCATTCCCTCGTCAAGGCTTGGAGTGAAGCTTATAAATTCTTCAACATTAAACGGCTCCACCTTGACCTCAGATTAATCCTTGGATAAGCCCTGGAGGTTCTTCCCCTCATCGATGAAAAAATTCGACAAATCTAAGCACAAACTCTCCAGCTTGGAGAGCGCCAAGTTCTCGGGGACCTCCGAGGCCGAAGTAGGAGAGAGAGTTAACTTATCTAAATCGAGGCACAAAGCCTCCTTTCAGCCCCCATATCAACTTTCTCCGACCAAGTCCTCTCCTCCTCCACGTCCCAATACCGCTGACTCCTGTTCCAAAATCGAAGCTAGGTTAGTCAAAGCGTCGTCTTCCTTTTGATTAGCCTTTTGTTGAAGAGAATCGAAGTCGATgcctaactccgcggcagccaAGCGGTATTCCTCATCACTGATCTTGGAGCTGGCCTCCATCATTTCAGCGGTCAGATCTCCCAAGAAACTTGAcgcttccggctcatccgagGTAAGCTAGTCCCTAGCTATCCGAGCCCGTCTCTCCGAACGAAGCTTATATACCTTAGCCGCGGATAGCACGGTTCGGAACTTGGCTAGATCGTCCGACACCTGATGCATGAGTGACTGGTTCTAATGAACTAACCTAGCGTGAATGTCCATCAGGCGCCCGATCT
This genomic window contains:
- the LOC130810747 gene encoding uncharacterized protein LOC130810747; this encodes MASRKLKPYCQSHQIIVRTSQPLKKILEGKNKSSCITDWANQLADFGIEYEPRTAIKAQALADFIAERTIYHPEANQVWKLYVDGSSKQSVKGAGLLIVSSTGVRMERAVRFEFAASNNEAEYEALLMGLKICHEAGAKSLSGFFDSQLIVGQVNGESEAKDDIMKMYLQQVKEFVKNFDKFTLVHIPRSQNAQADSLAKLASSAEISAARDIIWEVLPNPSINFMVNTIDRSETWMEPYIKYLQNQTLPQDENQAKMLQKTARWFALHEGTLYKKSYTHPLLKCVSPEEGNYILREIHEGGCGIHQGVRTVIGKVLKNGYYWPSLRGDTETLIRRCPQCQYHSKIGRKPSNYLSAMQAVLPFDK